The window TTATATGGATGCGCCTGTATCGGGCAGTGTAAAACCAGCCGAAGATGCACAACTTATTATTATGACAGGCGGTAAACAGGCCGATTTTGATAAAGCCCAGCCATTGTTTAACGCCATGGGTAAACTATCGTTATTACTGGGCGATAATGGTGCGGGCAACAATGCTAAACTGGCTATAAATTTGTTCCTGGCTATTACTATACAGGGTTTCAGCGAGTCGATTTTATTCGCGCAGCAAAATGGGATCAGCACTCAGCAATTTTTGGATATTGTTAACAATGGAGCGGCGGGCAGCGAAATCACCAAACTAAAATCTGCCGCAATTTTGGCTGATAATTTTAAAGCCGCGTTCGCGCTGAAACACCTGGCCAAAGACCTGCGACTGGCCGAGGGGCAGGGAATGCATCTACCGGCTGGTAAGGCAGTAGCAGCCAGTTACAAGGCGGCTAATGATAACCTGGGGGATGAGGATATGATAGCCATTATTAAACATCTGCAAAACAAATAGTAAAACCGGCACCCCATTATGACACCGTTAACCCCATTCCACATTGCCATACCGGCATACGACCTTGAAGAAGCCCGTAAGTTTTACCGCGAAGTATTAGGTTGCAGCGAGGGCC of the Mucilaginibacter boryungensis genome contains:
- a CDS encoding NAD(P)-dependent oxidoreductase, giving the protein MKTIKVGWIGIGNMGVPMVKNLVKAGFNVTVYNRTIEKAFALQTEVGVSVAHSPAELVAGNDFIITMLADDAALTEVYTGTDGILSGQPTAGLLAIDMSTVSPETTRRLAGLCAEKGIGYMDAPVSGSVKPAEDAQLIIMTGGKQADFDKAQPLFNAMGKLSLLLGDNGAGNNAKLAINLFLAITIQGFSESILFAQQNGISTQQFLDIVNNGAAGSEITKLKSAAILADNFKAAFALKHLAKDLRLAEGQGMHLPAGKAVAASYKAANDNLGDEDMIAIIKHLQNK